The following are encoded in a window of Maridesulfovibrio ferrireducens genomic DNA:
- a CDS encoding pancreas/duodenum homeobox protein 1, with protein MGQYGDVFIDQLLESLFPASRSNDFFEALFGDAEEGSYDIELGYVGDSGDIVNFELRLKERPGCCLACNLTYGLPQVFSRHPIINIQGLAEKIGEAVGKSENVSWKLGSTQEKNKQLHVIPLIVSLS; from the coding sequence ATGGGTCAGTATGGTGATGTTTTTATCGATCAACTGCTTGAATCTCTTTTCCCGGCAAGCCGTTCTAATGATTTTTTTGAGGCTCTGTTCGGAGATGCGGAAGAAGGCAGCTATGATATTGAGCTTGGATATGTTGGAGATTCAGGCGATATTGTGAATTTTGAGTTGCGTCTAAAAGAGCGTCCCGGATGCTGTCTTGCTTGTAATTTGACTTATGGTTTGCCACAGGTTTTTTCGCGTCACCCCATTATTAATATTCAAGGGCTGGCTGAAAAAATTGGCGAAGCAGTAGGTAAAAGCGAAAACGTAAGTTGGAAACTCGGTTCCACGCAAGAGAAGAATAAGCAGTTGCACGTCATCCCGTTGATTGTTTCCCTTTCATAA
- a CDS encoding two-component system sensor histidine kinase NtrB — protein sequence MAGKTKLSLIAIRIASIYAAFGCLWILLSDKILLLLVQDADRVNRLQTYKGWFYVFVTALLVYGLIKKHLRSQQLSHRRYQRLLNNIADPIYLADSQGNIIDVNNSACEKLGYTREEILGLELNDIDADANLHEWSDFINTVNNDHSFSLESHHKRKDGSIFPIEISAYIFDEDQNRYCLGVARDITMRKRTQELLVQSEKMSSLGELAAGIAHEINNPLSAIMGASQNIYNRIYADTDKNIATAAENSISLNDMRSYLNKREVNRMLNSISDSGLRASKIVHNVLSFSHKAVKQLCICEINELLNETIELISNDYNLNKEFDFKQIKITREFGKDIPQICCLANEIQQVFLNVLKNATEAMSEKNYEKGTAPELILRISSKESKVTLEIEDNGPGMTEEIQNKIFDPFYTSKEVGKGTGLGLSISYFIITDLHHGQMSVTSVPEVGTLFTITLPSRVEEKCS from the coding sequence GTGGCGGGTAAAACCAAGCTTTCCTTAATAGCTATCAGAATAGCATCCATTTACGCCGCTTTCGGTTGTTTATGGATACTTTTATCCGACAAAATTTTACTACTCCTTGTACAGGATGCAGACAGGGTTAACCGTCTTCAAACTTACAAGGGATGGTTTTATGTCTTTGTAACGGCTTTATTAGTTTATGGATTGATAAAAAAACACCTTCGTTCACAGCAACTAAGCCACAGGCGCTACCAACGATTGCTGAACAATATCGCTGATCCTATCTATCTGGCAGATTCACAGGGAAATATCATTGATGTCAATAATTCTGCATGCGAAAAGCTAGGCTATACCCGGGAAGAAATACTTGGCCTTGAACTTAATGACATTGATGCCGATGCCAATCTTCACGAGTGGTCTGATTTTATTAACACAGTTAATAATGATCACTCCTTTTCTCTGGAGAGTCACCACAAGCGTAAGGATGGATCGATTTTTCCCATCGAAATATCTGCATACATATTTGACGAAGATCAAAATCGTTACTGCTTGGGGGTCGCTCGAGATATAACCATGCGGAAAAGAACTCAGGAGCTTCTGGTTCAAAGTGAAAAAATGAGTTCTTTAGGTGAATTGGCAGCCGGTATCGCTCATGAAATTAATAATCCTCTCTCTGCAATCATGGGGGCATCTCAAAACATTTATAATCGTATATACGCTGACACAGACAAAAATATTGCAACAGCGGCAGAAAACTCAATTTCATTAAATGATATGCGTAGCTACCTAAACAAAAGAGAGGTCAATCGCATGTTAAATTCTATTTCTGATTCTGGATTAAGAGCTTCAAAAATAGTGCACAACGTGCTCAGTTTCAGCCACAAGGCCGTTAAACAACTTTGCATTTGTGAAATCAATGAACTTTTAAATGAAACAATTGAATTAATTTCTAACGACTACAATTTAAATAAAGAATTTGACTTTAAACAGATAAAAATCACGCGCGAATTTGGAAAAGATATTCCCCAGATCTGCTGCCTTGCGAATGAGATCCAGCAAGTTTTTCTGAATGTGCTAAAAAACGCCACGGAAGCGATGTCTGAAAAAAATTACGAGAAAGGAACAGCACCAGAACTTATACTGCGGATAAGTTCAAAAGAGTCAAAGGTTACTCTTGAAATCGAAGACAATGGCCCGGGGATGACTGAAGAAATCCAAAACAAGATTTTTGATCCATTCTATACATCAAAAGAAGTAGGAAAAGGAACCGGATTAGGCTTATCTATCTCCTATTTTATCATCACAGACTTACATCACGGCCAAATGAGTGTAACCAGTGTCCCAGAAGTGGGAACATTGTTTACCATCACACTGCCAAGCAGAGTAGAAGAGAAGTGCTCTTAA
- a CDS encoding anaerobic nitric oxide reductase flavorubredoxin → MSVQITDAVSWVGKVDWQIKKFHGEEYSTHHGTSFNSYLIRDEKIALVETVWTPFTSEFLDLLEKEVGLQNIDYVIMNHGEPDHSGGFKELMRRIPDIPVYCTANCVKSLKGQYHGDWNFKVIKAGETLSLGKRELVFIPAPMLHWPDTMMCYLTGDNILFSNDAFGEHLATESLYNDLVDECELFQEAMKYYANILTPFSKLVTAKINEVVSLGVPVDFICPSHGVVWRSDPMQIVNKYLEWAADYQENQITVIYDTMWDGTRLMAESIAQGLREADDSLAVKIYNCATGDMNDIITEVFKSKGVLVGSPTFNKGMLASVAGILEEMRGLAFKNKKAASFGSYGWSGESPKAIANRLDEAGFELVGEGLKIMWQPDDEASEKCREFGRQFVSSFK, encoded by the coding sequence ATGTCAGTACAGATAACGGATGCAGTCAGTTGGGTAGGCAAGGTTGATTGGCAGATTAAAAAATTTCATGGTGAAGAGTATTCAACTCACCATGGAACGAGTTTTAACTCCTATCTGATTCGGGATGAAAAAATAGCGTTAGTGGAAACCGTTTGGACCCCGTTTACCTCTGAATTTCTTGATCTGCTTGAAAAAGAAGTAGGTCTACAGAATATCGACTATGTAATTATGAACCATGGCGAACCTGATCATAGTGGCGGGTTTAAAGAATTAATGCGGCGTATTCCGGATATTCCGGTTTATTGTACAGCCAACTGCGTTAAGTCTCTTAAAGGGCAATATCATGGTGATTGGAATTTCAAGGTAATTAAAGCGGGTGAGACTCTTTCGCTTGGAAAACGTGAACTGGTTTTCATTCCTGCGCCGATGCTGCATTGGCCTGATACAATGATGTGTTATCTGACAGGTGATAATATACTTTTCAGTAATGATGCCTTCGGGGAACATCTTGCCACAGAATCATTATATAATGATCTTGTTGATGAATGCGAATTGTTTCAGGAAGCAATGAAATATTATGCGAATATACTTACTCCGTTCAGCAAACTTGTAACCGCCAAGATTAATGAAGTTGTCAGTCTGGGCGTGCCGGTAGATTTTATCTGTCCCAGCCACGGGGTGGTCTGGCGGTCCGACCCTATGCAGATTGTAAATAAGTATCTGGAGTGGGCCGCAGATTATCAGGAAAACCAGATTACTGTCATATATGACACCATGTGGGACGGAACCAGACTTATGGCGGAGTCTATTGCGCAGGGTCTTCGTGAAGCTGATGACTCGCTTGCAGTTAAGATTTATAACTGCGCCACCGGAGATATGAACGATATTATCACTGAAGTTTTCAAGTCCAAGGGTGTTCTTGTCGGTTCGCCTACGTTTAATAAAGGTATGCTGGCATCTGTTGCTGGAATTTTAGAAGAAATGCGCGGATTGGCTTTTAAGAACAAAAAAGCTGCCTCTTTCGGGTCTTATGGTTGGAGTGGGGAATCTCCGAAGGCAATCGCGAACAGATTAGATGAAGCCGGATTTGAACTTGTCGGGGAAGGACTTAAAATAATGTGGCAACCGGATGATGAAGCCTCGGAAAAATGTCGAGAATTCGGTCGTCAATTTGTAAGCTCTTTTAAATAA
- a CDS encoding translation initiation factor Sui1, whose product MAQNKKQSTIVYSTDHGTICPACNRPKANCTCGQKSIPKSDGIVRIERQTKGRKGKGVSLITGLPLEGNDLKKLAKTLKAKCGTGGTLKDGIIEIQGDHRQALKLELEKLGYKVKLAGG is encoded by the coding sequence ATGGCTCAAAACAAAAAACAATCCACCATTGTATATTCCACCGACCACGGAACCATATGTCCGGCCTGCAATCGCCCAAAAGCAAACTGCACCTGCGGTCAAAAATCCATCCCCAAAAGCGACGGAATTGTACGTATTGAACGCCAGACCAAAGGACGCAAAGGTAAGGGAGTCTCACTTATTACAGGTCTGCCTCTTGAAGGGAACGATCTCAAAAAGCTAGCCAAGACTCTAAAAGCTAAATGCGGAACCGGCGGAACTCTCAAGGACGGAATTATTGAAATTCAGGGAGACCACAGACAAGCTCTGAAGCTTGAACTGGAAAAACTCGGTTATAAAGTCAAACTGGCTGGAGGGTGA
- a CDS encoding radical SAM/SPASM domain-containing protein: MKNTEILDKASILLTEKKFLDAEILAKRVLKSDTNNTSALKILTNIALQCGAPSLATCFFEKYSALAEPDLDFSNNLAETYAILGQHEKAKKMFYKAFSSTPENETIRKQYFQHGYNSADFDIFPYEDFRLNPDEPLNKPDKIYFHAIIVVWGEEFTSCFMNSILPTQLGAGNIDALNTDSRSLYIIYTTPKDAKYIKSSPTFTKLKETIDVRIYSIDLCYTDKKNKHEMMILCHKHSVRKAHLAGARLVFLAPDAVFSGSTFKKIYQKASEGYNAVMIGTMRVSKEDFLPALNNIFLSDDKLEVSIKERDLVEMALDRWHPDTKSCFIDAEKFSGWPSQLFWEVPGEGVVAHNFHLHPLMVYPIKLQAFKGTVDDDCVQKICGDFNDIYIVQDSDEMVGFDLSKCETRIIQTDAKVEMSSLLGWIKDYTDEFHRKYVTHEIYFHCNQISEKWNEISRKAEATISSLLAYPENEKSHCFSEILTDHDLKYPAPVLDTVCFQLTSKGTKDMDELMVRQIVDYIKNTGVKHSTLGFYGEMLNRKGWTKYAQELLDQGVKLHICSNFNMKLTDEEHLILSQFDHIQLSIDTADEKTLKEIRPPASLKTMLLNMHKISAAALKNGRKQPIIQWCCTLVDEVVSQLGDLVNMANSNNVTEIQLNELGYFDEHNLPVNSIFALKDDHFLKAVEQVNAARKLAEENNISLNLIANWDQMVESKIAIEQAKSEFDVDIDIAVKPVELGSPMQNIQGVGRFYEQKATIPGLGETRECMYPWNSAYIMPDGDLYSCCIRGKSMGKIGPDNSISEVMHNAEYYDLRKQLITGNITDPVCLRCPATAVVPVRRLKYLVANLIRRSKKSQRAHK; encoded by the coding sequence CTGAAATATTAGCTAAAAGAGTTCTTAAGTCCGACACTAACAATACCAGCGCTCTAAAAATTCTGACCAATATAGCTTTACAGTGCGGAGCCCCCTCCCTTGCTACTTGTTTTTTTGAAAAGTATTCGGCTTTAGCTGAGCCGGATTTAGATTTTTCAAATAATCTGGCTGAGACCTATGCCATCCTGGGACAACATGAAAAAGCAAAAAAAATGTTTTACAAAGCATTTTCTTCGACCCCTGAGAATGAAACAATCCGCAAGCAATACTTCCAACACGGATACAATTCCGCCGACTTTGATATATTCCCTTATGAAGATTTCAGACTCAATCCTGATGAGCCTCTAAATAAACCTGATAAAATTTATTTCCATGCGATAATTGTTGTGTGGGGCGAAGAATTTACTTCCTGCTTTATGAACTCCATATTGCCAACCCAACTCGGTGCCGGAAATATCGATGCCCTGAATACAGATTCGAGATCGCTGTACATTATCTACACAACCCCTAAGGATGCTAAATATATTAAATCTTCTCCAACTTTTACTAAGCTTAAAGAAACCATAGACGTTCGCATTTATTCAATAGATTTGTGCTACACAGACAAAAAAAACAAGCATGAAATGATGATTCTTTGCCATAAACACTCTGTCCGCAAAGCTCACCTAGCCGGAGCTCGTTTAGTTTTTCTGGCTCCTGATGCAGTTTTTTCTGGGTCAACATTTAAAAAAATTTATCAGAAAGCTTCAGAAGGATATAATGCGGTCATGATAGGGACAATGCGGGTCAGTAAAGAAGACTTTTTGCCTGCTCTGAATAATATTTTTTTGTCTGACGACAAGCTCGAAGTTTCTATCAAAGAAAGAGATTTAGTTGAAATGGCTCTTGATCGTTGGCATCCTGACACAAAAAGTTGTTTTATTGATGCGGAAAAGTTCAGTGGATGGCCATCTCAACTTTTCTGGGAAGTCCCAGGTGAAGGGGTCGTTGCTCACAATTTTCACCTGCACCCATTAATGGTATATCCTATTAAATTGCAGGCTTTTAAAGGAACAGTTGATGATGATTGCGTTCAAAAGATATGCGGAGATTTCAATGACATTTATATTGTACAGGATTCCGATGAAATGGTCGGCTTTGATTTGAGCAAGTGCGAAACGAGAATTATTCAAACAGACGCAAAGGTTGAGATGAGTTCTCTTTTGGGATGGATAAAGGATTATACTGATGAATTCCATCGGAAATATGTAACACATGAAATTTATTTTCACTGTAATCAGATAAGTGAAAAATGGAATGAAATCAGCCGGAAAGCAGAAGCTACCATCAGCTCTCTTCTTGCATACCCCGAGAATGAAAAAAGTCATTGTTTTTCTGAAATTCTTACTGACCATGACTTAAAATACCCGGCTCCAGTTCTTGATACTGTTTGTTTTCAGCTCACCTCTAAAGGTACTAAGGACATGGACGAATTAATGGTTCGTCAAATCGTTGATTATATTAAAAACACAGGTGTTAAACACTCTACTCTTGGTTTCTACGGTGAAATGCTGAACCGTAAAGGGTGGACTAAGTATGCACAGGAACTTCTGGATCAAGGAGTTAAGTTACATATCTGTTCAAATTTTAATATGAAATTAACGGATGAAGAGCACCTCATTTTAAGCCAATTCGATCACATCCAATTGAGTATTGATACTGCTGACGAAAAAACACTTAAAGAAATTCGCCCCCCTGCCAGCCTTAAAACCATGCTTTTAAACATGCATAAAATTAGTGCCGCAGCTCTTAAAAATGGCCGGAAACAGCCAATAATTCAATGGTGCTGCACCCTTGTTGATGAAGTTGTTTCACAATTAGGAGACTTGGTAAATATGGCGAATTCTAATAATGTAACGGAAATACAGCTCAACGAATTAGGCTATTTCGATGAACATAATTTGCCTGTAAACAGTATTTTTGCATTGAAAGATGACCATTTCCTTAAAGCTGTAGAACAGGTCAACGCCGCTCGCAAACTTGCAGAAGAAAACAATATTTCACTTAATCTCATAGCAAATTGGGACCAGATGGTTGAAAGCAAGATAGCCATTGAGCAAGCGAAATCTGAGTTCGATGTCGACATTGATATAGCCGTAAAACCTGTTGAACTCGGATCACCGATGCAAAACATTCAGGGCGTTGGAAGATTTTATGAACAGAAAGCGACAATCCCCGGACTGGGAGAAACAAGAGAGTGTATGTATCCGTGGAACTCTGCTTACATAATGCCCGACGGAGATTTATACTCTTGTTGTATACGTGGTAAATCAATGGGCAAGATAGGGCCTGACAATTCTATAAGTGAAGTAATGCATAATGCAGAATACTATGATTTGCGAAAACAACTGATAACCGGAAATATTACCGATCCGGTGTGCCTGCGTTGCCCGGCGACAGCTGTTGTTCCTGTAAGAAGACTTAAATATCTGGTTGCAAATTTAATCCGCAGAAGCAAAAAGTCACAAAGAGCTCACAAATAG
- a CDS encoding methyl-accepting chemotaxis protein, whose amino-acid sequence MKLYRNMSLRNKIMVPVGFVVLLVMGITLAVLVTRFQDVTHDDAKSIGMEMSARYGQTIKIDLDGALTAAKSLAQTFEGIKQFSATPERGLANEIIKKVADSNPAIVSSWVAFEPDQFDGRDADFVGTPGANKDGRYVPWYRTGQSMSYATGLNGDWYQVSFRTGKDYLVDPTEYDFGGSKVTLVTACVPIRHNGVVIGVAGVDMDVAQMAKLTESVAPFGTGYGFLISQSGKVVAHPDSNYIGKSVRKIVPSQMAQQISSSLKTGKVAINYLKKDGEEYELIFSPFSISGTDERWCLGVALPMSKVLAASNEVVWLSVFMSIGSILILIFIIYILARSIVAPIREGVAFSQQIASGNLNASLDIKQKDEIGQLAADLTGMGHKLRAVVRNVRESVDLVASGSSELSATAETLSQSATEQAANVEEVAASMVQMVTNITQSTENALETERMARRSAEDAEEGGRAVTQTVEAMRQIADKISIVEDIARQTNLLALNAAIEAARAGEHGKGFAVVAAEVRKLAERSGQAAAEINALSASSVAVAESAGNMLSKMVPDIQRTAELVQEIAAASREQDSGAEQVNRAVTQLDQVIQQIASAAEEMSATSEELAGQASHLHQTMSFFKIDDTNAYGATSVKNMRAISDNEFDKF is encoded by the coding sequence ATGAAGTTATATAGAAATATGAGTTTACGGAATAAAATTATGGTTCCTGTGGGCTTTGTAGTCCTGTTGGTTATGGGGATTACTCTTGCTGTGCTGGTTACTCGTTTTCAGGATGTAACCCATGATGATGCAAAAAGTATCGGTATGGAGATGTCTGCGCGGTATGGGCAGACTATCAAAATTGATTTGGATGGAGCTTTAACTGCCGCAAAATCTTTAGCTCAGACTTTTGAAGGTATAAAACAATTTTCAGCCACACCAGAACGCGGTTTAGCTAATGAAATTATCAAAAAAGTTGCTGATTCTAATCCAGCGATAGTTAGTTCATGGGTGGCTTTTGAGCCTGATCAATTTGACGGTAGGGATGCTGATTTTGTTGGAACTCCCGGGGCTAATAAAGATGGGCGATATGTTCCGTGGTATCGTACCGGACAGAGTATGTCATATGCTACAGGGTTGAATGGGGACTGGTATCAGGTCTCTTTTCGCACGGGGAAAGATTATCTTGTAGATCCTACAGAATATGATTTTGGGGGATCAAAAGTTACGCTGGTTACTGCATGTGTTCCTATTAGACACAATGGAGTTGTTATCGGTGTGGCCGGTGTCGATATGGACGTAGCGCAGATGGCTAAGCTGACAGAGTCAGTTGCTCCATTCGGAACAGGGTACGGGTTTTTGATAAGCCAATCTGGAAAAGTGGTAGCGCATCCTGACTCAAATTATATAGGGAAAAGCGTTCGCAAAATTGTCCCTTCTCAAATGGCGCAGCAAATTTCTTCTTCTTTGAAGACTGGTAAAGTTGCTATTAATTATTTGAAGAAAGACGGGGAAGAATACGAGCTGATATTTTCGCCATTTTCGATTAGCGGGACTGACGAGAGATGGTGTCTCGGCGTTGCTCTTCCCATGAGCAAAGTGCTTGCAGCTTCTAATGAAGTTGTCTGGCTGTCCGTATTTATGAGTATTGGTTCTATCCTTATTTTGATTTTCATTATTTATATTCTTGCCAGATCTATCGTAGCTCCCATACGCGAAGGAGTTGCTTTTTCTCAGCAGATAGCTTCAGGAAATCTGAATGCTTCACTTGATATTAAACAAAAGGATGAAATAGGTCAGCTTGCTGCCGATTTGACAGGGATGGGGCATAAGCTCCGGGCAGTAGTCCGCAATGTACGTGAATCTGTTGATTTGGTTGCCTCCGGCAGTAGCGAATTATCTGCCACTGCTGAAACTCTTTCGCAGAGTGCAACTGAGCAGGCGGCTAATGTCGAAGAAGTTGCAGCAAGCATGGTTCAAATGGTGACGAATATTACCCAGAGTACCGAGAATGCTCTTGAGACTGAGAGAATGGCTCGTCGTTCGGCAGAGGATGCTGAAGAAGGCGGAAGGGCTGTGACCCAGACTGTTGAGGCTATGCGTCAGATTGCAGATAAAATATCAATTGTTGAAGATATTGCCCGCCAGACAAATTTACTGGCCTTGAATGCGGCTATTGAAGCGGCTCGTGCCGGTGAACATGGTAAAGGATTTGCCGTTGTCGCGGCAGAGGTCCGCAAGCTGGCCGAACGTAGCGGACAGGCTGCTGCCGAAATTAATGCTCTATCCGCCTCAAGTGTTGCTGTTGCTGAGTCTGCCGGGAACATGCTTAGCAAAATGGTTCCTGATATTCAGCGGACAGCAGAACTTGTTCAAGAAATTGCTGCTGCATCAAGAGAGCAGGACTCGGGAGCTGAGCAGGTCAATCGTGCGGTAACCCAGCTTGATCAAGTAATACAGCAGATAGCCTCGGCGGCGGAAGAAATGTCCGCTACATCTGAAGAGTTAGCGGGGCAGGCTTCCCATTTGCACCAGACTATGTCCTTCTTCAAGATCGATGATACAAATGCATATGGTGCAACAAGTGTTAAAAATATGCGTGCAATAAGCGATAATGAATTCGATAAATTCTAG